Genomic window (Pseudovibrio brasiliensis):
CCCATGACTGAGGGCATCCTCCCGAATCTCCTAGGGTAACTTTGATCAGTTACTGCGAAAGAGGTCTACCGGAGAATGCTGGTAACAGATGCTTTTGTCTTGTTGTTTCTTGTTACCCAGGGCCTCTTCCTCGTCGCCTCCTATGTCTTTGCGGTGTCGGGCGCGGATGACCTGTTTGTGGACACGCTCTATTACTTCTTCGTCGCCTGGTATCGCGGCCCGCTTGTAGGCCGCACAGAAGAGCGCTTGTTTGACGAAACCGGACATGTGCCGCCAAGACCGCTCGCCATCATGCTGCCCGCGTGGGATGAAGCAGCCATTCTCTATCCCGCTGTCACCGGCATCATGCGAAAGCTGGATTATCCATCCTACTGGATTTTCATCGGCGTTTACCCAAATGACGAGGCCACCCAGAAGGCTGCAAACCGGCTCGCAGCAGAGCATGAGAACCTGCGGGTCGTAATCACCAACAACCCCGGCCCAACCTGCAAGGCCGATTGCGTCAACACCATCATCGCGGAAATAGAAAAATTCGAACGGGAGCAGAACATCTCCTTTGCAGGCATCGTCATGCAAGATGCCGAAGACATCCTTAATCCAAACGCCCTGCACATCTTCAACGCCAGCCTGGAACTGGCCGATGTGGTCCAGTTACCCGTTCTGTCTCTGCCGCGCAGGCGCCGGGATCTGACAGCAGGCCACTACATGGACGAGTTCGCCGAGTTCCATTCCAAGGAAGTGCTCGTCAGAGGTTTCCTGACCGGAACCGTCCCCGGCGCAGGTGTTGGCACCTGTTATTCCAAGAAGACGATTGAGACCGCCAAGTCCATATCCGGAACAGATGACAACGGCATTCCAGAGGTCTTCAACACCGGCTCGCTCACAGAAGACTATGATCTGGCCATGCGGCTCACAGGGAAGGGGCTCACTCACCGCCTGCTCTGGGTCCATCCATCCCAAAAGAGCGATCACACGGACTTTGCAGTCACGCAGGAGCTGTTTCCCTCCGGCTTCTGGCAGAGCGTGCGCCAGAAAACCCGCTGGACCATCGGCATAGCCTTTCAGGGCTGGGCGCAGCTGGGGTGGAAAGGAGGGCTCGCCGATAAGTACTTTTATTGGCGCGACAGGAAGATGGTGTTCTTC
Coding sequences:
- a CDS encoding glycosyltransferase codes for the protein MLVTDAFVLLFLVTQGLFLVASYVFAVSGADDLFVDTLYYFFVAWYRGPLVGRTEERLFDETGHVPPRPLAIMLPAWDEAAILYPAVTGIMRKLDYPSYWIFIGVYPNDEATQKAANRLAAEHENLRVVITNNPGPTCKADCVNTIIAEIEKFEREQNISFAGIVMQDAEDILNPNALHIFNASLELADVVQLPVLSLPRRRRDLTAGHYMDEFAEFHSKEVLVRGFLTGTVPGAGVGTCYSKKTIETAKSISGTDDNGIPEVFNTGSLTEDYDLAMRLTGKGLTHRLLWVHPSQKSDHTDFAVTQELFPSGFWQSVRQKTRWTIGIAFQGWAQLGWKGGLADKYFYWRDRKMVFFSHAIIIGYISLIFYWCLRAYEHLAPDAYHLPPLLPENSPFWYVIWFNVLLLAHRLLQRHIWTGYHYGLRALAPVTLRYFVSIIINYIAMMRAIKTWIRHLGTGEVIGWDKTAHDYPDDDSLHNIPVKQEAPT